The genomic interval TCCTCAGTAAGAGCATAGCGCCCTATCCCGCCGTTGTCGTGGTAAGGTCGTTTTGGTTGAACACTAATGATGTAAAACTTGTAAATTGCAGTGACGATTAAATGTATGAAGAGACGGGGTCGGTTATAGCAGAAAGCGTAGCAGCAGAAATATGAGACTATAAAATATATTGTGTAAACACATAGTCAACTGATCAAATCCGACATCTGTTTTCAAAAATAGTTAAATATTGATGGAGCACCAGCCCCCAGTTATGGATAGGCATGCTCCATTTTTTTTCAATGTTCATGATAGCCAGGTAAACGGCCTTTTGAGCCGCAGCATCATCCGTAAATTGAACTTTGGTCTTAGTATACTTGCGGATGCCCCTATTAAGATTTTCGATGGTATTTGTGGTATACATGATCTTGCGGATCTCCATTGGGAAGTCAAAGTAGCTGGTAAGATTATCCCAGTTGTTCTCCCACGATTGAATCGCATGTCTGTATTTAGCCCCCCACTTATCAGAACAAGTGACTAACGCATGCTCTGCAGCTGCGCGATTAGGCGCTCCATAAACTTCCTTCAGATCAGCACAAAACTCTTTCCTGTCCTTCCATACCACATATTTACAGCTATTGCGGATCTGATGGACAACACACAGCTGGGTAATTGTTTGTGGGAATACACCCTTAATAGCATCTGTAAAGCCTTTTAAGTTATCAGTGCAGGCAATTAATATATCCTCTACTCCTCGAGCCTTTAAATCGGTTAAAACGCTCATCCAGAAGGAGGCGGATTCAGTTTCTGCCATCCACATGCCCAACACTTCTTTCAACCCATCATTTTTCAGTCCGATTACCAGGTATATGCATTTGTTGATATACTTACCGTTTTGCTTGACTTTCAGCACTATTCCATCCATCCAGACCATAAAGTAAACAGGCTCAAGAACCCTGTTCTGCCAG from Chitinophaga filiformis carries:
- a CDS encoding IS256 family transposase, whose protein sequence is MDNQQPQFSKEFFKQFKNKEEFHAFFNSLFKQGVEEMLKGELDEHLGYEKHSPEGRNSGNSRNGSYKKKIKTESLGDLALNIPRDRNSEFDPVLIPKGQRMSDKLEEAIIGMYSRGMTTSDISDQVKEVYGVDVSEGTISNVTNRISEHVKSWQNRVLEPVYFMVWMDGIVLKVKQNGKYINKCIYLVIGLKNDGLKEVLGMWMAETESASFWMSVLTDLKARGVEDILIACTDNLKGFTDAIKGVFPQTITQLCVVHQIRNSCKYVVWKDRKEFCADLKEVYGAPNRAAAEHALVTCSDKWGAKYRHAIQSWENNWDNLTSYFDFPMEIRKIMYTTNTIENLNRGIRKYTKTKVQFTDDAAAQKAVYLAIMNIEKKWSMPIHNWGLVLHQYLTIFENRCRI